In Verrucomicrobiia bacterium, the sequence GCCGACGGCTACACCGACATCGGGCCCGGGTATGACCACATGGTCCTCGGGGCGATCGGCGTGGACGCCGCCCAGGCCAAGGCATTCCTTCGCGACAAGAAGCCGACCTACGCCCAGTTCGAGGCCTGGGTGAAGGCGTATCCCGGTGTGAAACTGGACAAGGCGACGATCTACAAGAGCAACGCCGCAGTCCTCGGCTACATCCACGATGATGCCACCCGCGCCGGCATCCTGGGTGCCGCCGGATTGCCCGATGACGGCTCGGTGAATCCCGGGGCGGTGGACCTGAACAACCTCGACGACTGGAGCGAGTTCCATAAGTCGGTGGTGTCCTGACCGCGTCGGAAGTTCGATCGTTCGATGGTACGGCCGGTGCCCGGTTTGGCGGGCACCGGCCTCTTTATTTTGGGAGCAGGGGTAGGGGAGCGGCTGCGACGCAATCGAGCTGGGTGGGGTGGAACCTAAACCCTCGTGGGAACGGGCGTATTTCCATGGTGTCGGGGATGCGATCGGTCGAGGGAAACGACGAGGGGACCGTCGGGGTCGGGGTCGATATCGGAATCGAACCGGAACGATCATCGGGGATGGGCGAGGTGTTTTGGCTCCTGTCGATACCGATTCCGATAGCGACCCCGACCCCGATCCCCGTGCGCCTTCCGACAACTCGCAGATACGCCCCATGGGAACCGCCTGCTGACCCTATTGTTAGTCAACAAAAAGAACCTGCCAACATATAGCGGTCAACAATAGATAGTGAACCTGACGATATATCTGTGGCGCCAGACGA encodes:
- a CDS encoding DUF5069 domain-containing protein, with protein sequence MSTKLVPLISSGVAGPLGLLHLPRLWQKGLLGGLGKLADGYTDIGPGYDHMVLGAIGVDAAQAKAFLRDKKPTYAQFEAWVKAYPGVKLDKATIYKSNAAVLGYIHDDATRAGILGAAGLPDDGSVNPGAVDLNNLDDWSEFHKSVVS